A stretch of the Planktothricoides raciborskii GIHE-MW2 genome encodes the following:
- a CDS encoding HEPN domain-containing protein: protein MKIEQQKLIQKAKESLLASQVLAERKLYNFAGSRAYYTMFYIAEAFLWEKGLSFSSHSAVIGAFGREIAKTGIVPPEFHRYLIDAQDKRTQGDYGIDDDVQLSADDVKILILQSQKFIEIAEKIL from the coding sequence ATGAAAATAGAACAGCAAAAATTGATTCAGAAAGCCAAGGAAAGTCTGCTGGCATCTCAAGTTCTAGCCGAGCGCAAGCTCTATAACTTTGCTGGTTCCAGGGCTTATTACACGATGTTTTATATTGCGGAAGCATTCCTTTGGGAAAAAGGCTTGAGTTTTTCAAGTCACTCTGCTGTGATTGGAGCCTTTGGTCGGGAAATTGCCAAAACAGGAATTGTTCCGCCTGAATTTCACCGCTATCTGATTGATGCCCAAGACAAAAGAACTCAAGGAGATTACGGTATTGATGATGATGTTCAGTTGAGTGCAGACGATGTAAAAATATTAATTTTACAAAGTCAAAAATTTATTGAAATTGCCGAAAAAATTCTATAA
- a CDS encoding nucleotidyltransferase domain-containing protein, whose protein sequence is MNSSQLKPILQKLKQSLFGLYQDKLEAIILYGSQARGDAKEFSDIDILVILKRQINPYQEIDKTSNIIYEICQEYDVLISRHFISAENFETTNTPFIHNVKKEGIYL, encoded by the coding sequence ATGAATTCTTCACAACTTAAACCAATTTTGCAAAAATTAAAGCAGTCATTATTCGGCCTATATCAAGACAAGCTTGAGGCAATTATTTTATATGGATCTCAAGCGAGAGGCGATGCTAAAGAATTTTCTGACATTGATATTTTAGTGATTTTAAAACGGCAGATAAATCCGTATCAAGAAATCGATAAAACCAGCAATATAATTTATGAAATATGCCAAGAATATGATGTATTAATTTCTCGACACTTTATTTCAGCAGAAAACTTTGAGACTACCAATACTCCCTTCATACACAATGTAAAAAAAGAAGGAATATACCTATGA